Proteins encoded within one genomic window of Alosa alosa isolate M-15738 ecotype Scorff River chromosome 24, AALO_Geno_1.1, whole genome shotgun sequence:
- the LOC125289214 gene encoding B-cell receptor CD22-like isoform X3, with the protein MRKVDSVFSEISDAVILTVSERPKAVILQRPDWPQIFSGETVTFRCDIPGELPSEWRYRWRKDGQKVKPDSAGETNIYRITVADQSHSGKYTCTGLRKSDYKFSLASESVTLTVSERPQAVPILTPKDMEIFSGESVSLRCLIQDGDAGDWKYSWYKRGYVGYSQISDEQEYGISPATEADSGDYTCRGTRKSDAQHSETSEAIRLTVSGLPKVSISIKPESPIYIGETVTLECVTASRTDWSYTWFKGSPQTEALPSDRESKGGNTLTISGASEQDQDEYWCQGERWNSTTASLMSDPVYLSVSDLPTGSLTAEPPNPVFTGETVTLTCVLESHSDWSYKWYKGSSQNPVSQSDRYHREANTLTIWGVVESDQDHYWCQGEKDTRPTSSHMSTYVYLSVTALPTATLTVQPASPVFSGEIVTFTCAIQYLRDWTYRWYRRNSSDAVSQSERYGRAGNTLTIRGVADLDQDQYWCQGERDTRPTVSQISENVTLNVHEFKPKPRLTSNQSDHIYTGSSLTLTCEMDPSTGTGWTFFWYRDSQNSEPMFQSDVNSYTINFVKVSDEAPYFCCAGRGSPVYYTHYSNATWIQVTERPKAFITLLSNWTRIFSGETISLQCDIHSTTDTDWDYVWYKNGYLNNPVSREKEYRVTLVYGHRGDEYTCIGRRKRELTYSEMSDPHSVSVFERPLALLSVPAQTWVREGDSVTLSCEVKSPAAGWRFHWYRADSAARQTLVYSNGGSFTISPVLLQHAGLYTCRAERGDPPYYTKYSKLQPLWVTGLSPPASLVIRPNRTQHFIYKSLSLSCEMQDYPVGWRLRWFTDRGELTECPAAWRSVVGSTCSIVHPHESESGVYWCQSETGLRSNPVNVTFHVYCIAQMPT; encoded by the exons ATGAGGAAGGTCGACTCGGTCTTCTCTGAGATCAGTGATGCTGTAATACTTACTGTCTCAG AGAGACCCAAGGCTGTGATTCTCCAGAGGCCTGACTGGCCCCAGATCTTCAGCGGAGAGACGGTCACTTTCAGGTGTGACATCCCAGGTGAGCTGCCGTCTGAATGGAGGTACCGGTGGCGGAAGGACGGACAGAAGGTAAAACCTGATTCCGCTGGGGAGACAAATATTTACAGGATAACGGTCGCCGACCAGTCCCACAGTGGCAAGTACACCTGCACTGGCCTGAGGAAAAGTGACTACAAGTTCTCCCTCGCCAGTGAATCAGTGACACTGACTGTGTCAG AGAGACCGCAGGCGGTGCCGATTCTGACCCCTAAGGACATGGAGATCTTCAGTGGTGAGTCAGTCTCGCTCCGCTGCCTCATTCAGGATGGGGATGCCGGAGACTGGAAGTACAGCTGGTACAAGAGGGGCTACGTGGGCTACAGCCAGATCAGCGACGAGCAGGAGTACGGTATCAGCCCCGCCACGGAGGCCGACAGCGGCGACTACACCTGCAGGGGCACGCGCAAGAGTGACGCCCAGCACTCCGAGACCAGTGAGGCCATTAGGCTGACCGTGTCAG gCCTGCCCAAAGTTTCAATCTCTATAAAACCAGAGAGCCCCATATACATTGGAGAGACGGTCACTCTGGAGTGTGTGACCGCCTCTCGCACTGACTGGAGCTATACCTGGTTTAAAGGAAGTCCACAGACCGAGGCGCTGCCCTCGGACCGTGAGAGTAAAGGGGGGAACACCCTCACCATCAGTGGGGCTTCGGAACAGGACCAGGATGAGTACTGGTGTCAGGGGGAGAGGTGGAACAGCACCACGGCTTCGCTCATGAGTGACCCGGTTTACCTGAGCGTGTCTG ACTTGCCGACAGGCTCCCTGACTGCAGAGCCCCCGAATCCTGTATTCACTGGGGAGACCGTCACCCTGACATGTGTGCTAGAATCACACAGTGACTGGTCCTATAAATGGTACAAAGGAAGCTCTCAGAACCCAGTGTCTCAGTCCGACCGGTACCACAGAGAGGCAAACACCCTTACCATCTGGGGAGTGGTCGAATCAGATCAGGACCATTACTGGTGCCAGGGGGAAAAGGACACCAGACCCACTTCCTCACACATGAGTACTTATGTTTACTTGTCTGTCACAG CCTTGCCCACTGCCACCCTGACTGTCCAGCCCGCCAGCCCTGTGTTCAGTGGAGAGATAGTGACGTTTACGTGTGCAATACAGTATCTCCGAGACTGGACGTACAGGTGGTACAGACGCAACTCCTCAGATGCGGTGTCCCAATCCGAGCGCTACGGCCGAGCTGGGAACACCTTGACCATCCGAGGGGTGGCTGACCTTGACCAGGACCAGTACTGGTGTCAAGGGGAGAGGGACACGCGACCCACTGTATCACAGATCAGTGAGAATGTCACACTGAATGTACATG AATTCAAGCCAAAGCCACGGCTGACATCCAACCAATCAGATCACATCTACACCGGTTCATCTTTGACTCTGACCTGTGAGATGGACCCGTCCACTGGCACCGGGTGGACATTTTTCTGGTACCGAGACTCACAGAACTCAGAACCTATGTTCCAATCCGATGTGAACTCCTACACCATCAACTTTGTGAAGGTCTCTGATGAAGCGCCATATTTTTGTTGCGCTGGAAGAGGCAGCCCGGTCtattacacacattacagcAACGCTACATGGATACAAGTTACTG AGAGGCCAAAGGCCTTCATCACCCTGTTGTCTAACTGGACGCGGATCTTCAGCGGTGAGACCATCTCTCTCCAGTGTGACATTCACAGCACCACAGACACTGACTGGGACTACGTCTGGTACAAGAATGGCTACCTAAACAACCCCGTGAGCCGTGAGAAAGAATACCGCGTCACCCTGGTGTACGGTCACCGCGGCGACGAATACACCTGCATcggcaggaggaagagggagcTCACGTACTCAGAGATGAGTGACCCCCACAGTGTCTCAGTATTCG AGAGACCCCTGGCTCTACTGAGTGTCCCTGCTCAGACCTGGGTGCGTGAAGGTGACTCAGTGACCCTGAGCTGCGAGGTGAAGAGCCCGGCCGCAGGCTGGAGGTTCCATTGGTACAGAGCCGACTCCGCAGCCAGACAGACCCTCGTGTACAGCAACGGTGGCTCCTTTACCATCAGCCCAGTGCTGCTCCAACACGCTGGCTTGTACAcgtgcagagcagagagaggagatccGCCATACTACACCAAATACAGCAAGCTCCAGCCACTCTGGGTCACTG GCCTGTCACCTCCTGCCTCTCTGGTCATCAGGCCTAACAGAACCCAGCACTTCATATATAAATCCCTGTCCCTGAGCTGTGAAATGCAGGACTACCCTGTCGGCTGGAGGCTGAGGTGGTTCACGGACAGAGGGGAGTTAACGGAATGCCCGGCTGCGTGGAGGTCAGTGGTAGGATCGACCTGCTCCATCGTCCACCCACACGAGTCAGAGAGCGGCGTGTACTGGTGTCAGTCAGAAACCGGGCTGCGCAGCAACCCTGTCAACGTCACGTTCCATG TGTACTGTATTGCGCAGATGCCGACGTGA